The sequence TATTAGACTGGCTGATCTAGTTAAGCTTCCTTGCTAGCTCTAGCTCCTGAGCCAGTTCTAGGTGTACATATAGTATGGTCCCAAAACAGTGCTAACCTAAAAATCCCATGCGAGTCAGAACTCTGTGTAAACAAGACATCGGTGTTAATAGCACCTCCCAGCCTGTTTCAGGTAGCACTGAGAGGCACAGCTGTAGAGAGAGCAGCTGTTACAGTTCAGAAAAAGAAGCCTGACATACTGCAGGAGCATCACATCAGCTCTAGGCTGGGACTGAGAGCTGGCACGAGTGAGTTTTCCATGAAGTTCACCAACACTGGAATTTCTCATGCTCTCCATGGCATTTTAAAGCGTCCCTAACTTTTTTCTCCGCCTACTTGTCTTGATAACCAGCTGGCATAGGTCATCCTCAGCAATATTTTCACTTAGAAGGGAGATGCTTGCCAGCCCCTCCTAGCTGTTCTTTCCAACAAAGTAATGTTACGCTTCAACATCGTTACCTCCTGACAAGAAAGTTGCAGGCAATAAAACAGAATGGCTGGGCAGAACTAAACAGGAGATTGAAAGTTGGTACTCACCTCTCCTCCATTTACATAATCAAGCACAAAGTAAAGCTTCTCCGAGGTCTGGAAGGAGTAGTGGAGGCCCACAAGGAAGGGGTGCTtgacatttttcagaagcacGTTGCGTTCTGCCATGATGTGGTTTTGCTgtaaaaaagcaggaaaggagaCAGCTGTCCAGGACAGCCTGCTCTACAGACTCCCTGTTGTTCTGAATCCATGAGGAATCCGAGAACCCTACGGATCATATCCAGCCCCAAAGATGAAAGTACTCCCCCCCTCTCTAACTTTGCTTCATCCCACAGATAAATCCATGCTTACTGCGTGCATTGTTGATGTGAACACTCGCTTCAGCCACCAGATGGTTCAATTGCATTTCCAGGATTGCTTAGATACCAATCACcactgtgtgtgcatgcatggcCGAGGAGAGCAGACATACCTCCTTTTTCTTTAGGATGGTTTTCTTATGCAAGGCTTTCACAGCATAAAAAGTCCCATCACACTTGCGTTTGGCcttttggaaaagcagcagcttgtacattaaaaaacatgGCAGATAAAGATAAGGCACAAGTGCACAAAGGCCTTACAAAGTGCTCGAGTGGGGCAAAAATCAAGTTTTACAGTCGGGGTGTctgatgaaatacagaactCTTCAAATAGCAAAGGACAACCTCAGAGAGCTGTTAAAAATCTCCAGCAACACTGACACACAGTGCTAATGAGAGTGACAGATCTGTTCCTCTCACTGCTTATACCCTTGGCTATATTGTCACCATGCACTGAGCTTCAATATCTCATGGATGATGAATTCCATGCGAGTTTCCATTCCTGTGCAATACCTGGTTTAATGCCTCCCCGAGTTTCCTGCACAGTATCAGCCTTTCCTAATAGAGATCCATTAAATCTTAACTTCTTAATCCCAACACCATTCGCCATGTCCTTCCAACCTTGAACAAGGCAGCAGTCTGTAGCATCATCACTGTCGGATTTCAACTCTTCCCCTCCCTGGAAAGAAACCTTCTGCTCCTACAGTTACAAACCTACCTCGCCTTGGTTCATTCTTGCAGAGATCCAAAAGGAGACTGCCTTGGGGGGCTACAGTAATATATTTTCAGCATCTCCTATACTTActgctgtatttcctttttccagttcACCAACCAGAGTAATGATCTTTCTCACAGTGCAGTTAAGGACTACATGTATGCCAAAAGGGCCCACAGTaaaactgagcagaagaaaataaataccagaGCAAGAAATGACCAAACTTAGATTTTCTTAGCATaagatttatataaatatatatatatttatatatataaatataacaaAATTGCAGTTtcaataaagaaatagaaaaacaggaaataacctggaaaatacaaacatttcctCAAAAGGCATCAGTTATCCCAACTACTCCATGTAACCGATCCGTCCATTCAGTGAAATACTCAGACAGTCTCAATCAATGTACTGAACGCAGAGGTTGAAGAAAATTGCTaagtatatttttaacagaTCCTCTCCATCCGGGGAAAGCCAGGTCTCAGTCACCATTCTGGGCTTCACTTGCGTCCGTATCACGTTGCttagggaagaggaaaggaggaacaaaatcagaacaaaacatCTCATTGTACAGATTATATACTATCGTTTGTACAACTGGTGTCAGATTTGGACCTTAACTGAGCTATTTGAGACACCTGTTAGTAAAAACAGCTGGTCTGCCTACAAGCGTAAAGTACTTCTTCACTGTCAATTTGAACACAATACTCCTTGTAAGTAACAATGCAGGTTTCACATCTACATCGTCGTGTTAGCAAGCATAGGAGCACCCATGAGGGCACGCTGCTTTTACATGTTGTGCATGTCAACGACTGGAATTACTCAAACTACACTATCAGTACCcccaattaaaataaatgggaGACTTAGTAAATTGAGCACTATGCAATCTATACCACTGTAAGTATTCTGTATCAAACACCAGGCGTCGACTTCATTGTCCATCAAGTGCCTTTACGCACTGCTGTGTCTCCTCCCTGTGACAAGAGCAGCTGCTACAAGGACGTATCATCCTAGTGCTGGCAGTATCAACAATTCACTTGTAACTCTGTTATGAAAAATACCTGATTCCGTTTCTTAAATTCAACCACTTGGAAGAAGACGTACTCCAGAATATGTTTGGCATCCTGCTTCTCCTTTGGGAGCTTACTTGTTACTCCTAGGATATCGCCACACTTTCGTATATAAAACTCCAGGTCATCATCAGTACCTAAACAAGCATCGCAAGCAAAGAGGCAGGTGAGCATCACACATCTGGACCAGCAGGGCAAAAACATACTGCCAATCTCCATTCATTTCTGGCATCCTGGGGATACAAACAGGTTCACAGAACTAGTCATCATGTATTCCTGCAGCCAGTCCGTTCTCATCTGGTCAGTACCAGACACTGAACTGACTGGCTGACTTCAAAAACCAGTccccagaagaaaagaaagggaggcCAGCAAGTCTCTAAAATAACAGCAGGCTTACAGATCAAAGCCCattgggaagaggaaaagacagGGATAGGAAGAGGAAGATATGCTGCTGCTAACCGATGTGTCGAGCTGTAAGTCATGACCCAGCTTCCAACACTCTAAGCATACTTGGCCCAGGATTACAAAAGTGCATTTCCATAGATTATGACCAGGTTCAACACctattttcttacaaaaactTGCATAGACACGTGTGAAAAATCAGTCTGCTCTGCTTACATTGGTTTGTAATCTCTGCAAGACGAGCTTtctcagaggaaaatatttcatccaAGTCAAAcagctccagaggaggaggaggcaatTCTCTGAAAACAGGTGGAAAAACCTGGAAGAGAATTGAGAGAGCATGTTTTATTgacaattattttccttatacTTCAAAAACCTCCAAGGCAACAGTTTGAGACTGCACTTcaataaaccttttattaaatcAGAAGCAACTCCAAAGCCCAGAGTGCAAACGTAcatccttttaaaaatctcatgtGTGGTTTGCAAAAACAACTCAATGTTTCAAGAGTTCAGTCTCCAGAATGCCACAATTATCTCCTAGAACAACTACAGATGCTATATTTGcagtttgttctttcttttgttccaaGACATCCAGGTGATTCCATTTAGTACTGAGATAGTCCAGGTACTAAACAGACCATAACAACTCGCCttgaagcatttctgtgctcatTTGGATGAgggcattttctttctcatgcaGTCACCACATGTGCCACAACTGGGACTCTGCATTGAACAGGGCTGACAAGTGCTTAAAAGAGCACTCTATTTCTAAATGAACCTGTTTTGAAAGAGCACTGCAAGAGATATTACTTCCAGTTGACCCCTGAAACTAGCTCTAAGTTATCACAGTAACATTTCTTCAGTGGTCAAACCAAAGCACAAGCCACAGTGGCAGAGCTCAGACAGAAAACTAAGTGTGACACCACTGAAGCTCACGGTGTTGGTGCCAGTCCAAATCTCTGCAAGGAAAAGTTTGGCCAGCCCTTGCTGTAGAAGACcaacactttattttcttcttcccccgAAAATGCAGAAGCTCAGAGAACAGTGGAACTGACTGGCTCCCCCCAGCAGTACAATTCTATTGATCACAACACCACTATTTTCTGAAACACcactttctgttttcacagtgaaagcaaaaaCCCAAAGCCCTACAGGGCCAGGAGCAGCTACACAAGTGATGATACATGCAAGGCATTCGTAGAGATTTAGAGAGTTTCTGTACCATACCAGATGCCACACTTTCAAGTTCTGCTGACTAAAACCATAAGTGTAAAAAAGCTACTTCTTAAGAGTCAAATATGTGGCAAGATCAGTAttgctctcccttttttttcttgaaagaaacacagaaacaacacaGTGTGTCCATATGAAACAAAAACCCTCCAGGTCCCGTGTCAGCAAGAATACTTACAGCTGGCTGCAAGGGAGGCAGTGGAGTCTCAAATTGAGGCTCAATGAGTCGGAGAGGTTCATGCTTCACATTCAACTCTTCATAAGCTCTGCAGTAagcacaaaccaaaacaaaacaaaaacccaaagtatgaggaaagaaagaacaccatTTGTACTTGCGTGCATTAAGGACTATAGAAGTTAATATTCCACAAAGACACAAAGGTCAACATTTTGCAGAAAGTAACGGCACAAAAAAAATGGACGCCCATTGATGAAAGGAACCCAGAGCACTACATACGAGTAATAGCTGACTTTGAAAGCAAGCAAACTGAAGTTATGGCAGAGCAGACAACGATAGATGGACATGGAGaatgacaaaacagaaggaagtcaCAGCTCTCCATTATTCAAACAACTTCTGAAGGGATGGACGCACAAAGGAAAAAGCGATCCAGTTCTAAAGGAGCTGACTGGGGATTTCAACAGTTCTTCAGAGAGTTCCTaacaaaagccatttaaaaaagtatttgctATGGGATCAGAAGGGACATTCCAGTATCAATTCACATCtagggaaaatagaaaaaacacaGAGTAAGAAGAGATGTCCATCAAGCAGTGGAGTTTCATGACATCTGTGCCAAGCCTGCTATTATTCAACATGTTCTTACACGATCTGAGTAGCATAAGTTAGATGGGGCAAAGCTGCTAGCGATAGAAAAGTGATGGAACCAAGCAGCAGATACATCTTCAGGCAGAGAATTTGCTGGGAAAtgcaaagatgagaaaaacagagcttCAGTAAATGCCAAGTAATAATACATGAATGGAAAAACAACCAGCTCTCAGACAGTATCTCCTCTTATCCCTCCAGAAAGTACCCAACATCACTGCATGCAGTTCTACAAAAAGTACCAGTTCCTTGAGGCAACAACTGATagaagaagtaaaaaagaatgTCAGAAACTACGGCAAAATTCCTATCAAAGAGAAAACCTGGGaaaccagaaaaagaaacaaacctgcAGAACAAGCAAAGACCACACTATCACCCTAAGAGCTCTGGGATATCCATAGTCAGAATGCGGTACGCAGTTCAGGTTCTTCTGCTAAGTGGTCACAATAAGcacaaaataagcagaaaatggagaaagaaaaaacaaaagaacgTAGCACATGGAGAAATGAATGAGTTCAGAGCTGCTGACTTGAGAACTGCAGGGAGGGCGGTTGTGTCCAGCTCATACAGGGACGTATCAAACAGCTGTGTGAAGTCTCTTGGGCTCTCATCTCCTCCTTGCAGGCAGACCCGCAGTTGCTCAGACAGTGCAGCTATATTTGGGAGCAAGGTATAGTCTGAAAtctgaacacacacacaggcacacacattATTAAGAAGACCAAACCAATTACAGTCTCTTACCAGTTTACACCTCTCCTAACGCCATCCAGAAATAATTACTCCATTCTCCACCAGGCACGAGCCCTTGCAGTGCAGCTTACACCAGAAAACTGCAGACTCCATTCTTAGCTGCACCCTGTTCACAGCTGCACAGACACTGCATCTGAATTTGTCACTTCTTGTCAAAATCAAGAGACAGCTTAACACAACCATGCAGGACTCTTTCTTTTCGTACACACAGTCTACAATTTGGTCATGTgtgtttctaaacaaaaaataatctctgcatatgcagatataaaaaaataataaccacAACTAAAATTGATACAAAGGCTGATGTTTAACCAGATAAACAAAATCTGTCTTTGCTTCACACATTTCTCTCGACTGAAGGCTCAAAGCTGAAGCACAAACTGGTTAAGtttgaacagcaaaaaaatcccCAGCAGCCAAACTGGGAAAGGTCTTTCACAGCCAGCTTCAGGAATGAGCACCAACCCCAGACTgaaatagatgtatttttttattcgCCATTTTCTCTCCCAGTCTGTCTAGGAATTCTTCAACTTCTATCCAAAATAAAGGGTCTGTAACAACAACAGCATTCATCTGGCTGTCAGCTATTCTGCACTAAATCACGGTTGGGCaaaaccagcactgctggacCTCTCTGTTATTTACTGCCTTCTGAAGGATCTCTCTTACCTCAGGGTCTTCCATGTCCGTCTGGTTTAAACGAACATCTGATGTTGTGAGCCACTGCAAAAGCACATCCTGGAAAAGGGGAGAACTTTACTAAAATCAGGAAGGCCCAAGTTCATTCATATTAAATCTAATAACgtacagcaaaaaaagaagtaaagtgGGCAATAAATCCAAGAAAATCTAGAGAGGAAAGACAACcttggatttttatttgctcatGGAAGCAGCCATTCAGAACAAGAAGCACACCCTGTGTGAGATGTGTGCTTTCAGGAAACCCTCTTCTTACAAATAAGGGCACTATGCACTACACCTTGGACAGCACACTACAACCCATCAGGAGCCACATGTACAAAGGTTTATTATTAATCACGAACCAAAAATCAAGCACTCAAGAAGCTAAGAAGTCACAGACCACAAAAGACCGACTGATCAATTTTCAGAACAACGAGTGCTGAACAGGAGTAGGAAACGCTTGTCAGAGTCCTGAAGCACAAGCAATACGCTGCACTGTTACAAACTCCTTTCTGTTAGTTGTGCTGTGACAAAGCCTCCAGGATGTCAGCTGTTAGCAATGCTGAGACTCACACCACATCGCTTTCACAGCTTTCTTGGCCAAGAGGAAGCTGTTCAGCTGGAATTCCTTTGTAACCCTGTGAAATACACACACTTGTTCACTTACCAGGATCttaccattttcttctttatctaaGTATTGATCGCTGAACATGTGGCAAGATCCCAGTGCTGCCACCTTTCCACCTTGGCTCTATTGAGAAAGAGCACAATATAAAAAAACATTCCTAGTTGCAGTTTTAGAGGCAATTGTTAATGGCATCCAATTGCAAAGCAattgaaacaaatgagaaatgttgGAATAAGCATCAAAGGCAGTTTCAAACATGGAAAGCTCACAAGAGCGCAGCATTCTTTCTAAGAGCACATGCTCTGCAGGCTCAGAAATTCAGTAAAATACTCATCTTTTTGAACATTAGAAAGACAAGAAATCCCGTCTCGTCAGCAACAGCTGCACTTATGTTATTTTGGCAGCAAAAAGAACACTTCTATCgatgaagcaaaaaaataagtTCAAAAAATGGAAACCTAAAGGACAGCAACACGCATGCATGTCAGCACAGCACGTGAGTACATCAGCCAACAGAAGAGTTGGGTAATTTCATTGCTTctaatataaaatgcaaaagattCAGGctcctttatttctcttcagccAAATCAAACGTGCATGAAAAGGCATCCACGAAACAACTTTGGTGTTCTTCTCTATCCAGATTACCCCTCCTGCCTTCCACGAGGGCACACATAAGAAACAGGAAGCTTTCACCAGACCCAGACACCACGTGTGCTTCCTGCACCAGCTGTGGAGCTCAAGGCATAACACAGCCATACAGACTGCTGCAGTGGCACTGAAGATACTCAGAGCTCCAGTTTGCCTAACAAACTGCTGATATTCTCCACATTTTGCAAATAAAGCTCAACTTGAATTCTAAAGGTTTGATTCCAAACAGAGTAACCAGACAGCATCCCCTGCTCTTACTTTCCACTCCTTCAATTTTGGTTGCTGCTCTTTACCGCATCTCCTCTTTGCTTCCATAgatcctgttttccttctggcacattgctctgctctgcctgagaaagcagctctgtctCTGGCTTCATATTCTAcctttttttctacagtttctGCAAGCTAGACAGGAAAAATGATGCCATCTATTTGAATTCACACGGCAGTGTTACGATGCAGGAAGAACTACCCGGCTGACATGGCACTGCTTCCATCTCAGTGCCCAACCCATGCAGAAGATCTCTGGGAGCTACAAAGAAGTTACATGGATGTCACTTGGAGCGCAGTGcatttgctgcatttctcagaGGAAAACACACTTCTCTGTACCACGAGGTGAAGCACGTGGAACTGCACGCAAACAAGCACGCTCCTGAAATGAGAACACTGACCAGCAAGCCTTTGATCCCAGCGAGGCTTTACGTCACTTTGGCAAACATGTCACAAGAAGACAGCTCTGCATTAATGCAAACAATTGCAAGATTACCGTGGGTGTGAGATTAGACATCAGTCTACAGGTCCGTTGGATTGACGTGCACATACTGTGTCGGGGGAAGGGGTTTTATTCTATCTTATTCCAACAGTTGCACACAAAATGCAAGCAGTAAGTGCACGTGGAAGTTCACTCACACTGCTGTATTGACTTTGATTTACGGGGTGCATTTCAGACACAATGTGGGGAATGAAGACAGACATcctcagtaaaaaaataaagaaaaatttccttcctaaggtacaaaaaaaaaaaccaacccacaagAGTGTTAGCAAGTTATACACACAGTAAAGAGCATGGTAATGTTCACTAACAATACTAATTCCTTACACCCATCCACTACTCGtagttgccttttttttaatgaactaaGAAAGCTGCACAGATAACAGACATCTACCAGCTCTGAGCTGATGGTCCTCTTTCTTCATCCACTATTAACTAAGTAACAGTCTCATTAAATGCTCAAACTACATGGCTTGCTTCATGCAGAATCGTACCTCGTGCTGATAGAACGCAAGAATAGGTCTCCTGAGGGGGAAGCAGATGGATCCTGTTGACAGAACAGCCACTGCTGGTTTCATCACATTCAGTGTGGCACCAAACGGATACACAAAAgtgagagctctgcagaaaatacagactCCTTAAGTGCCTGCATGCATCACATAGGCTCGTCTCATCTATAAAACAGACTATCTGCCTAAGCTGACAAGTTTAACCGTGCGCTGATGGTGGAATGCCAAGAGCCCTGTTTGAGAAACTCAGACCACCACAATGACATTACTTCCTAGGAGgtgtttctcttcagaaagaaacagggTTCCTCTTCTCTACAGCTAGAGCACTCACTAACCAGAGCTCATGCCTATTCATGTTCAATCAAACTCAAATACAGAGAGAAGGAgggtggaggggggggaaaTCTGGTCAAGAAAGTAATAATTCCCCTCAAAATCTATCTATTATTCCTGCTCTTTACTTGCTATCAAGAGTCACTGAACAGCCTTCTTTCCAGATAAAGCCTTGGGAAGCAAGAAGCTAACTGACATACACACATTAGAAAAGCTCAACATAAGCTCAATAAATTCCTGCCCACGGAGGCTATCAGTGGAGAGTGAGGCTAAAGCTTTTCACACCAGCTGCCCCAAAGGAAAACACTTACTGTGAGCCATGCCCGCTCCCATCTTCACCTGCTGTCTCAAGCcctgtttttcctgcagcttcacTGATTCCCCTACAGCAAATTGAAAGCAAAGCCTACTGAAAACACTACGGGCTAAAAGAGTTAATTGTGAAGATGCACACGGCCAAAATACCTACCTATTCAAAACTCCATCAGAGATCAGTGCTTCTTTTGGATGGAAGTACTTGTAATACACATTTCGTACAACAGCATCTTggataaaaaaatgaaataagaggaAATCTGTACCTTAACTGATCAGTGTGCTAAACGTAGCAGTGTAAATGAGTTTAGCTCTGGGCTCCCTTGAATGTTTCTTTCTAACACTGCAAAGCTGGCACGTGGCCCCCAGAAAAGTTCCTGTCAGTCTTCACTATTGCTTCCTTCTGGACATAAAGACTTAGACCAGCAAtatctttgcaaaataaaactatgaAAAACGACCACATGTCTTCTGCATGttcttagattaaaaaaaaacagttaaaaggATTCTTATCAAAGTTTTTAATACATCTCCTAAAGCGTGATGATGACCAATAGCACTGACgcacaaaaaaacagagagcaaaaaaaaggaaaacaaagaatacCAGGCTAAATGCCATCAAAGAGCCTACAGATATTTCCTGTACGCTGAGGCACACAGTTTATTTACACTTTGGCAGTGCACAAGCGAATGGATTGCACGTTACTGGTCTCCTCCAAGAAAGTGCCACAGCTGCTTCAGGTGAGCTACAGGGATGGCCAAATTGTTACCAAGCTGCTGTGCCTGTGGAAAGCCCTCGGTGTGCCTCAGTGTTACACTATAGAGCACATACAGATATCAAGAGAAGCACATCCTGAAAAGATCCAAGGGCAGATTTTGTGTGCAGGacctgcagagctcacagcctACAGACTGAACTGCTCTTAGCTTTCctaggaaatgaaagaataaaaggtGTCAGTGAGCCCCACTACCGTTATTGAAAGCGATCCCGTATTCTTCTAACAGAAAGTTAATGTTTGTGCCAGATCTGGACTCGCCGCCTTCACTGAGCATCACCAGGATGGCTCCACCATCCTCCAGGAATTTCTTCAGAACCGAAAACTAAAAGACAACAAGCATCCAGAAAAAAACCGTCAGTGAAAGAAGACAACAGCAAGACtgcaagaatcacagaatggcctgggttgcaaaggagcacagcgctcagccagtcccaaccccctgctgtgtgcagggtcaccacccaccagaccaggctgcccagagccacatccagcctggccttgaatgcctccagggatggggcatccacagcccccttgggcaacctgtgccagtgcaccACCACCCTCggaatgaaaaacttcctcctaacatccaacctcaacctcgcctgtctcactttaaaaccgttcccccttgtcctatcaccatccaccctcataaacagccattctccctcctgtttacatgctcccttcaagtatcgGAAGAAGCTACACTGAGATGATTCTGACAACCTGCAGTGAATTTGATGCTATGAGAAAAGCATTCAAATCTC comes from Lagopus muta isolate bLagMut1 chromosome 16, bLagMut1 primary, whole genome shotgun sequence and encodes:
- the IFT52 gene encoding intraflagellar transport protein 52 homolog isoform X3, which translates into the protein MAECPRNAIVFNASKGEAFTPASGYKAWRKRLRGHWEILSLKDEITSENLLGVKVWITAGPREKFSAAEFSVLKKFLEDGGAILVMLSEGGESRSGTNINFLLEEYGIAFNNDAVVRNVYYKYFHPKEALISDGVLNRGISEAAGKTGLETAGEDGSGHGSQALTFVYPFGATLNVMKPAVAVLSTGSICFPLRRPILAFYQHESQGGKVAALGSCHMFSDQYLDKEENGKILDVLLQWLTTSDVRLNQTDMEDPEISDYTLLPNIAALSEQLRVCLQGGDESPRDFTQLFDTSLYELDTTALPAVLKAYEELNVKHEPLRLIEPQFETPLPPLQPAVFPPVFRELPPPPLELFDLDEIFSSEKARLAEITNQCTDDDLEFYIRKCGDILGVTSKLPKEKQDAKHILEYVFFQVVEFKKRNQQRDTDASEAQNGD
- the IFT52 gene encoding intraflagellar transport protein 52 homolog isoform X46, with translation MAECPRNAIVFNASKGEAFTPASGYKAWRKRLRGHWEILSLKDEITSENLLGVKVWITAGPREKFSAAEFSVLKKFLEDGGAILVMLSEGGESRSGTNINFLLEEYGIAFNNDAVVRNVYYKYFHPKEALISDGVLNRGISEAAGKTGLETAGEDGSGHGSQALTFVYPFGATLNVMKPAVAVLSTGSICFPLRRPILAFYQHELAETVEKKVEYEARDRAAFSGRAEQCARRKTGSMEAKRRCGKEQQPKLKEWKSQGGKVAALGSCHMFSDQYLDKEENGKILDVLLQWLTTSDVRLNQTDMEDPEISDYTLLPNIAALSEQLRVCLQGGDESPRDFTQLFDTSLYELDTTALPAVLKAYEELNVKHEPLRLIEPQFETPLPPLQPAVFPPVFRELPPPPLELFDLDEIFSSEKARLAEITNQCTDDDLEFYIRKCGDILGVTSKLPKEKQDAKHILEYVFFQVVEFKKRNQQRDTDASEAQNGD
- the IFT52 gene encoding intraflagellar transport protein 52 homolog isoform X33; amino-acid sequence: MAECPRNAIVFNASKGEAFTPASGYKAWRKRLRGHWEILSLKDEITSENLLGVKVWITAGPREKFSAAEFSVLKKFLEDGGAILVMLSEGGESRSGTNINFLLEEYGIAFNNDAVVRNVYYKYFHPKEALISDGVLNRGISEAAGKTGLETAGEDGSGHGSQALTFVYPFGATLNVMKPAVAVLSTGSICFPLRRPILAFYQHESQGGKVAALGSCHMFSDQYLDKEENGKILDVLLQWLTTSDVRLNQTDMEDPEISDYTLLPNIAALSEQLRVCLQGGDESPRDFTQLFDTSLYELDTTALPAVLKAYEELNVKHEPLRLIEPQFETPLPPLQPAVFPPVFRELPPPPLELFDLDEIFSSEKARLAEITNQCTDDDLEFYIRKCGDILGVTSKLPKEKQDAKHILEYVFFQVVEFKKRNQQRDTDASEAQNGD